In Effusibacillus lacus, the genomic window TACTCGGAGGTCAAACGCAGTCTTTTCCAAGCGGAGGAACTTCTTGCCGGTTTGGAGCAGGAACTCCAGGATGCACTTGACCGTTTTCGTGACAAGCAGCAGGAAGGATTGACCCCCGTTGAACTTCTCGACTGGACAGGTTGGATAGACACGCAGCGCATGAAGATCCGGAGCCAAGTCATGCAGTGCAGGGAATTGGAGATGCAAGCGGAAGCCACCCGTCTCAGGCTGGTGGAAAGACAGCGGGAAGAGGAAACATGGAATAATCTTAAAGAGAAACGGCTTGCAGCTTTGAATT contains:
- the fliJ gene encoding flagellar export protein FliJ, giving the protein MSVPIKTIQKINSIKKMLVRQTEWEYSEVKRSLFQAEELLAGLEQELQDALDRFRDKQQEGLTPVELLDWTGWIDTQRMKIRSQVMQCRELEMQAEATRLRLVERQREEETWNNLKEKRLAALNYELQKQEQVELDEIGMQMRRYRGIGR